Below is a window of Rahnella aceris DNA.
CATTTGTTACGAGTTTGTGATAACGCTCAAATACCGCACAACAAAAAATAGGATAAAGTGCATTCACTGGCGAAGACCTCACACCGGCACGTCATGCATCCCTATCATTTAAAAGCTTATTCAGACATTTTTCAAAATGAACCGGCAACGCCTCTGCGCCCGTCCTGTTCGATACTTGTTCACATTTATCTTTCCCTTACCGAGTACCCTGGAGACAAACTGATGAAAATGCAAAAAGCACTTCTCAGCCTTTGCCTGAGTTCCGCGACCCTCTTATTTACGCATGGCGTGTCAGCACAAACGCTGAAAGCCGCCGACGTGCATCCGCAAGGCTATCCCAACGTGGTCGCCGTCCAGCACATGGGCGAAAAACTGCAAAAGCAAACAGACGGACGCCTCGAAATTAAAACGTTTCCGGGCGGCGTGCTGGGAGATGAAAAGCAGGAAATTGAACAGGCGCAGCTCGGTGCGCTGGATATCATCCGTGTGTCGATGACGCCGGTTGCTTCGATTTTGCCAGAAATTAATGTCTTCACCCTGCCCTATATTTTCCGCGACGAAGACCATATGCACAAAGTGCTCGACGGTCAGATCGGTAAAGAAATCGGCGATAAAATCACCAACAACCCGAATTCACGACTGGTTTTTCTCGGCTGGATGGATGGCGGGACGCGTAACCTGATCACCAAAAAACCGGTGGTGAAACCGGAAGATTTGCACGGCATGAAAATCCGCGTACAGGGCAGTCCGATTGCGCTGGCAACGCTGAAAGCGATGGGTGCCAATCCGGTGGCGATGGGCGTCAGTGAAGTGTTCAGCGGCATGCAGACCGGCGTCATTGACGGCACCGAAAACAACCCGCCAACCTTTGTCGCCCATAACTACCTGCCGGTAGTGAAAAACTACACCTACAGCCGCCATTTCATCATCCCAGAGCTGTTCCTGTATTCAAAAGTGAAATGGGACAAACTGAAACCGGAAGACCAGCAGTTAATCCTCAAACTGGCGAAAGAAGCACAGGACGAACAGCGCGAACTGTGGAAAGCCTATAACGAGAAAGCCCTCGCCACGATGAAAGCGGGCGGCGTGAAATTCTATGAGATTGACCCCGCGACGTATGTCAAAGCCACGCAATCCGTGCGCGATGAATTCGGCAAAGACCATCAGGATCTGATGCAGCAAATCGCTGACGTGAAGTAAACCCTGACACCGGCAGCCTGCGGGCTGCTTCTTTCTGATCTTTCGCCGGGGGATTTATGGTTTCGAGTTATCACACCCTGATGGACATTCTTTACCGCTGCGCGATGTGGATCGCGGGCATCGCGTTGCTGCTGATGGTGGCGGTGATCCCGGTTGGGATCTTTGCCCGTTACGTGATGAACAGCGCCCTGTCGTGGCCGGAGCCGATCGCGATTATGTGCATGGTGACGTTCACCTTTATCGGAGCCGCTGTCAGTTACCGCGCTGGTTCACACATCGTCGTTGCGATGGTCACTGACCGCCTGCCACCTGCGCTGAAAAAATTTTCTGCCCTGCTGGCTGACCTGATGATGCTGGCCATCAGCGTGTTTATTTTCTGGTACAGCCTGCAATTGTGCAGTGAACTCTGGCAACAGCCGGTGGCGGAATTCCCGCTGCTGACCGCCGGACAGACCTATCTGCCGCTACCTATAGGTTCTGCACTGACGTTGTTATTCATCATTGAGCAGATCATTGCCGGCCCGCAACATCAGCGGCCTGTGGTGATGCTGGGCAATTCTGACGCCTGACCGGAGCCTGTTATGGATGCATTAATCTTGTTGTTAACGCTGGCAGTGATGCTGGCGATTGGCGTGCCGGTCGC
It encodes the following:
- a CDS encoding TRAP transporter small permease — translated: MVSSYHTLMDILYRCAMWIAGIALLLMVAVIPVGIFARYVMNSALSWPEPIAIMCMVTFTFIGAAVSYRAGSHIVVAMVTDRLPPALKKFSALLADLMMLAISVFIFWYSLQLCSELWQQPVAEFPLLTAGQTYLPLPIGSALTLLFIIEQIIAGPQHQRPVVMLGNSDA
- a CDS encoding TRAP transporter substrate-binding protein — translated: MKMQKALLSLCLSSATLLFTHGVSAQTLKAADVHPQGYPNVVAVQHMGEKLQKQTDGRLEIKTFPGGVLGDEKQEIEQAQLGALDIIRVSMTPVASILPEINVFTLPYIFRDEDHMHKVLDGQIGKEIGDKITNNPNSRLVFLGWMDGGTRNLITKKPVVKPEDLHGMKIRVQGSPIALATLKAMGANPVAMGVSEVFSGMQTGVIDGTENNPPTFVAHNYLPVVKNYTYSRHFIIPELFLYSKVKWDKLKPEDQQLILKLAKEAQDEQRELWKAYNEKALATMKAGGVKFYEIDPATYVKATQSVRDEFGKDHQDLMQQIADVK